GGGGAGAGCCACAAAATACATTGAAAGAATCACACCACACCTAAGTACCTAATTCAATACTAAAGAACAAACAATGCTGTAGAAGATAAAGCTATTTCCGTATTAACCTGATAGGTGTTAATCCATCCACCCCATTCCCCAAAGGACTCAAAATTAGGGGAATCTAAAGGGGAGGAGAAGAGAAGTTGTAAGCGTGGATACAACTAAACTATCCTGATGTTAATGGTAGCTTCCAAAATGTTTTCGTAGCTACAAGTATTTTTTCAGTACTACCTGATTCAGGCTCACTGTCATGCACCTGGGTAGTCCACCGAATCGACTGAGCTACCTGTACAGCCCTGTCGATCATATCTGGGGAGTCCCGTATAATAGCAGTTCCTTCTGGGCGCAGTATGCGGTCCATCTCCAACATGACATCAAACAGGTCACATCTGACAGAAGTAGAGATGGAATCATTAGCTCTTTTAGTTCTTGCCGTCCATATAGTAGATGGTGCTTATCCCATCAATAAATGTAAAGCTTGATTACAAAACTTGTATATTGTATTTTCTGGTATTCTACCACGAAGGTTATGTGCTACACATATACAATTACCAGTTAACACCAGTTCTGAGTAATCATTGCGGTTTGTTATAGATTCAGTAAGCCATGACTGACTTATCctgcatttttcttatttttataTTCCTGTTCCAAAATGGCCCTAAATGGACTGATAATTTCAGTATGATGCTACTTGGTTTGCGCTGAAATTATGCTGAGTGTTTCAAGAACTTATACTACTATGAAGGCACAGAAAACTAGGACAAGTTAACAATACTAGACCATGTCAAGTTTATAGTTGGTCTACCTGCTCTTTCCAGACTTTGGGTCGCTTATCAAAGAATTGATTCCATCAGCATGAATAAGATCATAGGTACGAGGATATGTTGAGAAAGGCTCACACCTGGAAACAAAGGCATACATTCACCACATGTCAGAACAACAAGAACAACGCTTAATAGTCTATTCGTGTATATTTCTCAATCTATTAACTTAGTAGGTGAAATGGTTACCACATAAAAACTTGATAGTTGGTCAGACAAATAATACGAGCATGTTATGGGTGGTAAGCGAAAAGATCTTGCACAAAGCACCAACATAAAAGCCAAATACAGTACTGTTTTTTTTCCAGCAGCCATCTAATGTTTGAGATCTACTAGAAGAGGTAAATAtccaatataaaattatatatcaataaTACTCAGATAATCAGATCAATGTGAATGCTTTAGCAGGCCTGAGCAATTCCTGACACCATATGCAAGCTTGATGAGTTGAAAATATGTAGTAAATTGCAAAATGTGGATGAAGAACTCAAAAATAATTTTCTAGCGTTTGCAAAATTACCACAAGCAAGCAGCAGAAAAGTAAGATGAACATGGTATCTAGTTTGTAATGTGGAACTCAGTGATGTGGTCAACAATCAACCAAGCGAAAAAGAAGCACATAAGCAGCAAGTCATTGAATATTTCTGTAATTTGTACAAGACAAATAAATCGAGTATTTTACACTTACCAGTCATGATAAACTCCAATGAGGCCCCTGTCATATATTACTCCAAGTGTCAACGGTTTTTGACCAGGAACAACGTTCATAACCCACACATCATCGGATGCTACAGCAGCTGCCAATCCTCCAAAGAATGCACTCATGTCCATGACATTGCGTATGTGTGCAGTCCCAAGCTTCACACCAAGCGATGTCTTGTAATATGATACTCTTTTGACCCACTTCTGAGTATCTGCTTCAAACAAGCTTGCTCCGCCATCCATCAGGGAGGCCCTAGCAGAAGGTTTAGACAACCTATCTGGCCACTTATCAATGGAACCGACAGCTATTTCTTCCGCCAGAGAAACTTTAGTAATACATTTCTTCAGTTTAAAGTACCTGCACATGGTCAAACCCTATAATCAAACAAATAAAAATACACAATACACTTTCTGGGTATTGGGAGCTAGAAACAAAATTTTCAAGGAAAGAAAAACCCGATAATTTTTTTATTACCATGCTTCATCTGGATCATCATCAGTACTACACAAATCAAGGCCAAATTCATTTTGGTTAGGAAGACATGAAGCCTGGTTAGGTTTCTTCCAAATGGCAGTGTTACCATCTACAGTAACCAACTTGTAACATAAAGACTGTGTCATTGCTTGAAGTTCACTCCATTccttctcttgcttcttccactGCACAGGGGGTCCGGATATAATCAGGTATCCTCCTGGTCTAAGTAGACGGTCAACTTCAATCAAATAACTGCCATCTGCCAGTTTGTACATGTCAGGTAGAGGGAGGGAATATGTGCATGTCGAATGCAGAAGAAAATCACTACTTACTGTAGGCAGTAAAAGGAATCAAACATCGGGAGCAATGAACAAAATCAAAGGACTGTGCTGGAAATGGAAGACGGCGTGTGCCCAACATCAAAAGAAATGCAGGAATTCCTCTTTCCAACGCAAATTGTATTTGAGACTTATGTGAATCTCTTGGGGCGAAGGAAAGTGTCATGATATTCTCTTTGAGCAGAAATCCACCAAAGCTAGCAACCTACAGAGAGAAAGATAACTGTAGCCATTTTACTTGGAAAGCAGAACATAGACAGTTTCATCTTAGAGATTAAACTATTACCCCACAACCCATATCAAGACCTGTCCTCAGGAGGCCACTTTTGAGTGGAACATACTGGGCAAGCTTTTCG
This region of Lolium perenne isolate Kyuss_39 chromosome 2, Kyuss_2.0, whole genome shotgun sequence genomic DNA includes:
- the LOC127335882 gene encoding probable pectin methyltransferase QUA3, producing the protein MGLLSSLRPHRRGAALSGGGQWQWSFLDAVWAVFLVAVVVFLALVFTPRRPALPRAVQPCAASEVDLLPCEDPRRSSRLSREMNYYRERHCPARGEAPACLVPPPQGYRVPVPWPESLHKIWHDNMPYGKIAERKGHQGWMKQEGSYFIFPGGGTMFPDGAEQYIEKLAQYVPLKSGLLRTGLDMGCGVASFGGFLLKENIMTLSFAPRDSHKSQIQFALERGIPAFLLMLGTRRLPFPAQSFDFVHCSRCLIPFTAYNGSYLIEVDRLLRPGGYLIISGPPVQWKKQEKEWSELQAMTQSLCYKLVTVDGNTAIWKKPNQASCLPNQNEFGLDLCSTDDDPDEAWYFKLKKCITKVSLAEEIAVGSIDKWPDRLSKPSARASLMDGGASLFEADTQKWVKRVSYYKTSLGVKLGTAHIRNVMDMSAFFGGLAAAVASDDVWVMNVVPGQKPLTLGVIYDRGLIGVYHDWCEPFSTYPRTYDLIHADGINSLISDPKSGKSRCDLFDVMLEMDRILRPEGTAIIRDSPDMIDRAVQVAQSIRWTTQVHDSEPESGSTEKILVATKTFWKLPLTSG